The Desulfitobacterium chlororespirans DSM 11544 genome contains a region encoding:
- a CDS encoding YjfB family protein, with protein MDIAALSVVSNQVQLKQQASLSVMKMVMNASQEQTNSLLAMTPGMSGEMESSVNPHLGSKLDVLV; from the coding sequence ATGGATATAGCTGCTTTATCCGTCGTTTCCAATCAGGTTCAGCTCAAACAGCAAGCTTCACTCTCTGTCATGAAGATGGTTATGAATGCTTCTCAAGAGCAGACGAATTCTCTCTTGGCTATGACACCGGGGATGTCCGGTGAGATGGAGTCATCTGTTAATCCTCATCTTGGCAGTAAACTTGACGTATTAGTATAG
- a CDS encoding ABC transporter ATP-binding protein, with product MLKVQELSFQYSSRLVLKDVHFEVPYGHCVAVLGNNGAGKSTLIKCLNKILPPRSGQVLLDERDLCSMSRTNVAKEMAYVAQHSETSRFTVFDAVMLGRKPYIKLSPSQADYEIVESMMEKLALTHMALAYIDELSGGELQKVMLARALTQQPKVLLLDEPTSNLDLKNQHDMLGLVGQIAKEENICVLMVIHDLNLALRYCDRFLFIKGGGIYAYGDEEVMNARIISEVYGIPVAMEYCHGTKMVVPFPEQGVKSSKA from the coding sequence TGTGCATTTCGAAGTTCCCTATGGACACTGTGTTGCTGTTCTGGGTAATAACGGTGCGGGCAAAAGCACCTTGATCAAATGCCTCAATAAAATATTGCCCCCACGCTCTGGGCAGGTTCTTCTGGATGAACGGGATTTGTGCAGCATGTCCCGCACCAATGTGGCGAAAGAGATGGCTTATGTAGCTCAACACAGTGAAACCTCCCGTTTTACAGTGTTTGATGCGGTGATGCTGGGACGCAAACCCTATATCAAGCTCAGCCCCTCTCAGGCGGATTATGAGATCGTTGAAAGCATGATGGAAAAGTTGGCCTTAACCCACATGGCTTTAGCTTATATCGATGAGCTTTCCGGAGGGGAACTGCAAAAAGTCATGCTGGCCCGGGCCTTGACCCAGCAGCCGAAAGTGCTGTTGCTGGATGAGCCGACCAGCAATCTGGATCTGAAAAATCAGCATGATATGCTTGGCTTGGTAGGACAGATTGCCAAGGAGGAAAACATCTGTGTTCTTATGGTCATTCATGATTTGAATCTTGCCCTCCGCTACTGTGACCGGTTTCTCTTTATTAAAGGCGGAGGAATTTATGCCTATGGCGACGAAGAAGTCATGAATGCCAGGATTATCAGTGAAGTGTACGGCATACCGGTGGCTATGGAATATTGTCATGGGACCAAAATGGTCGTGCCCTTCCCTGAGCAGGGTGTTAAGTCGAGTAAAGCATAA
- a CDS encoding FmdE family protein — protein MDQQLWEKAVAFHGHECPGLAIGFRACEAVQEKMGLKFSQDEEVVCVTENDACGADAVQVITGCSFGKGNLIYRGTGKMAFSFFNRNTGESVRILQKPSSGEMNRQERQNYILTAPLDDLFEFKKPGFTLPKQARLFKSVVCEICGEGAPEHKMRLQEGKKVCLDCFEDYSRGY, from the coding sequence ATGGATCAGCAATTATGGGAAAAAGCGGTGGCCTTTCATGGCCATGAGTGCCCGGGATTAGCGATTGGTTTCAGAGCATGTGAAGCAGTGCAGGAAAAAATGGGGTTGAAGTTTTCCCAGGATGAGGAAGTCGTCTGCGTGACGGAAAATGATGCCTGCGGAGCAGACGCCGTGCAGGTGATTACGGGATGCAGTTTTGGTAAAGGTAATCTTATCTATCGCGGCACCGGAAAGATGGCCTTCAGCTTCTTCAACAGAAACACTGGGGAAAGTGTGCGCATTCTTCAGAAGCCCTCGTCAGGGGAAATGAACCGTCAGGAACGTCAAAATTATATCCTGACCGCTCCCCTGGATGACCTTTTTGAGTTTAAAAAGCCTGGTTTTACCTTGCCTAAGCAGGCCCGGCTCTTTAAATCGGTGGTCTGTGAAATCTGTGGGGAAGGCGCGCCTGAGCATAAAATGAGGCTCCAGGAGGGGAAAAAAGTTTGTCTCGATTGTTTTGAGGATTATTCAAGGGGATATTGA